The following coding sequences lie in one Stigmatopora nigra isolate UIUO_SnigA chromosome 4, RoL_Snig_1.1, whole genome shotgun sequence genomic window:
- the LOC144195399 gene encoding cip1-interacting zinc finger protein-like isoform X2: MTMKQRQKKAHRVEEAANLSINAEECTGSRDQSTDDGSAQREQEGSGQDHEAIKTSESAGSLKVTIQQRGDCREFPQSDKTDAKQPLAGAGLHCHVCRVTCHSMQMFEEHMSNSDHVTKWKALTHSVDVITHTLANRKWRWCNICQNHFSDDVINHRQTKEHKASKHASRPFCAACRRHLRTPRKFVEHMKSEKHKEQVRLSEAQEEELITVDAIGCFEKEEEPKRKVEQGATSRVA; encoded by the exons ATGACCATGAAACAACGACAGAAGAAAGCACACAG AGTTGAGGAGGCTGCTAACCTGTCAATCAACGCAGAAGAGTGCACAGGATCACGTGATCAATCAACGGATGATGGGTCTGCTCAACGAG AGCAGGAGGGCTCGGGACAAGATCACGAAGCCATCAAAACCTCCGAG AGTGCGGGTTCCCTGAAGGTGACCATACAGCAGCGTGGCGACTGCCGAGAGTTCCCCCAGAGTGACAAGACTGACGCCAAGCAGCCGCTGGCGGGGGCGGGGCTTCACTGTCACGTATGCAGAGTGACGTGTCACTCCATGCAG atgttcgAGGAACACATGAGCAACTCGGATCATGTGACCAAATGGAAAGCGCTCACGCATTCCGTCGACGTCATCACGCACACGCTCGCCAACAG AAAGTGGCGTTGGTGCAACATATGTCAGAATCACTTCAGCGATGATGTCATCAACCATCGCCAAACCAAAGAACACAAA GCGTCCAAGCATGCGTCACGGCCGTTTTGTGCAGCGTGTCGCCGACATTTGAGGACACCCCGCAAGTTTGTGGAGCACATGAAGTCAGAAAAACATAAGGAACAG GTGCGTTTGAGCGAGGCTCAAGAGGAAGAGCTCATCACCGTGGACGCCATTGGTTGCtttgagaaggaggaggagccaaaGCGAAAAGTAGAGCAGGGAGCTACTTCAAGGGTGgcataa
- the LOC144195630 gene encoding PR domain zinc finger protein 12-like has protein sequence MGSVLPASSSSAGRKSSCPARPPACVGPAAPLLSEVITSDVVHSFLYGRWRRVHGEQQLTHDAPVSTSPKTAFTAEVLAQSFSGEVQKLSSLVLPSEVIIAQSSIPGEGLGIFSKTWIKTGTEMGPFTGRLVSPEHIDFYKNNNLMWEVFNGDGRVRFFVDASQEEQRSWMTYIKCARNEHEQNLEVVQIANAIFYKALQTIPPDQELLVWYGNSQNTFLGIPGIPGGDEEQAKKSKSDEFHVCDSSSSSSSSSPGSSGGPGGLGRMRCVICHRGFNSRSNLRSHMRIHTLDKPFVCRFCNRRFSQSSTLRNHVRLHTGERPYKCHVCQSAYSQLAGLRAHQKSARHRPANGGACSGRPLLLVHDERGPPPHPATLVHHIPGMVL, from the exons ATGGGCTCCGTGCTGCCCGCCTCGTCCTCCTCTGCCGGCCGGAAGTCGTCATGCCCGGCCAGGCCTCCGGCCTGTGTCGGCCCCGCGGCTCCGCTCCTGTCCGAAGTGATCACGTCGGACGTGGTGCATAGTTTTTTGTACGGGCGCTGGAGGCGCGTGCACGGCGAGCAGCAACTGACGCACGACGCGCCGGTGAGCACGAGCCCCAAAACGGCCTTTACGGCCGAGGTGCTCGCTCAGTCCTTCTCCGGAG AGGTTCAGAAGTTGTCCAGTTTGGTTCTTCCCAGCGAGGTGATCATTGCACAAAGTTCCATTCCAG GAGAAGGTCTGGGAATTTTCTCCAAGACTTGGATCAAAACTGGAACTGAAATGGGTCCGTTTACTGGACGCCTGGTTTCTCCAGAACACATTGACTTCTACAAGAACAACAATCTTATGTGGgag GTTTTCAACGGCGATGGCAGAGTGCGTTTCTTCGTGGACGCCAGCCAGGAAGAGCAACGCAGTTGGATGACGTACATCAAATGCGCTCGCAACGAGCACGAACAGAACCTTGAAGTTGTGCAGATCGCCAACGCCATTTTCTACAAGGCCCTGCAG ACTATACCTCCTGACCAGGAGCTGCTAGTCTGGTATGGAAATTCTCAAAACACCTTCCTAGGAATTCCTGGAATTCCAGGAGGCGATGAAGAGCAagcaaagaaaagcaaaagtG atgaATTCCACGTCTGCGACAGTTCAtcgtcatcttcctcctcctcgcctGGTTCGTCTGGGGGTCCGGGGGGCCTGGGTCGCATGCGCTGCGTCATCTGCCACCGCGGCTTTAACTCTCGCAGCAACCTGCGCTCGCACATGCGCATCCACACGTTGGACAAGCCGTTTGTTTGTCGCTTCTGCAACCGCCGCTTCAGCCAGTCGTCTACCTTACGCAACCACGTGCGCCTGCACACCGGCGAGCGCCCTTACAAATGCCACGTGTGCCAGTCGGCCTACTCTCAGCTGGCGGGTCTGCGTGCCCACCAGAAGAGCGCCAGGCACCGTCCGGCCAATGGCGGCGCCTGCTCGGGAAGGCCGCTTCTTTTGGTTCACGACGAGCGCGGCCCTCCACCGCATCCCGCTACCCTAGTTCACCATATTCCGGGAATGGTGCTCTAA
- the LOC144195346 gene encoding far upstream element-binding protein 3-like isoform X2 produces MMAELVQGGGQASIGQPGLKSDGLTDALQRARQMTGKIGGGGTEAMAHLNSSAASVEPSLYYTRACDDTGNQLSAVGHQRVLTEDYKVPDRMVGFIIGRGGEQITRIQLESGCKIQIAADSGGLMERPCSLTGSPECIEQAKRLLVQIVERCRNGPGYHGDGEGGVLVQEMLIPASKVGLVIGRGGETIKQLQERAGVKMMMIQDGPMPTGADKPLRISGDPYKVQMAKELVLEVIREKDADFRSGRSDFSSRLGGTSLDVPVPRFAVGIVIGRNGEMIKKIQNDAGVRIQFKADDGISPERVAMVMGQPERCQHALHLINDLIQTAQRDGFGSVLRSSRLRGRADWTVGSPGPLQEVTYTIPADKCGLVIGKGGETIKSINQQSGAHVELQRNPPPSTDPNTRVFTIRGSAQQMEHARQLIDDKIGGSGIMSNGGFGFSHFTQGPAHQNCGGPQTFLTGVWGNTYQTSWQNTAQQDPGQQSLIASRMNEYHKAWEDYYKKQNPSSQQSSLPEDYRAAMVEYYRQEPFLWAKALTASNME; encoded by the exons ATGATGGCGGAGCTGGTACAGGGCGGAGGACAGGCCTCAATTGGCCAGCCGGGGCTCAAGTCGGACGGCTTGACCGATGCGTTGCAGCGGGCCCGACAG ATGACGGGGAAGATCGGCGGCGGTGGCACTGAGGCCATGGCACACCTAAACAGCTCAGCTGCAAGTGTGGAGCCTTCACTCTATTACACGCGGGCCTGCGACGACACAG GTAATCAACTGTCAGCTGTCGGCCACCAAAG GGTGTTGACAGAGGACTACAAAGTTCCCGACAGGATGGTGGGCTTCA TCATCGGCCGAGGTGGCGAACAGATCACCAGGATCCAGTTGGAGTCTGGATGCAAGATCCAGATCGCCGCCG aTAGCGGCGGTCTGATGGAGCGTCCGTGTTCCCTGACCGGATCTCCAGAGTGCATCGA GCAAGCTAAGCGTCTCCTGGTCCAGATTGTGGAACGCTGCAGAAATGGTCCCGGTTACCATGGCGATGGAGAGGGTGGGGTCCTGGTGCAGGAGATGCTGATTCCCGCCAGCAAAGTGGGGCTTGTGATTGGTCGAGGAGGAGAAACAATAAAGCAGCTACAG GAACGTGCAGGTGTCAAGATGATGATGATCCAGGATGGTCCCATGCCCACCGGAGCGGATAAACCTCTACGCATCTCTGGGGACCCATACAAAGTTCAG ATGGCCAAGGAACTGGTGCTCGAGGTGATCCGAGAGAAGGATGCTGATTTCCGGTCGGGACGCAGTGACTTCTCCTCTCGTTTGGGAGGAACCAGCTTGGAT GTTCCTGTTCCGAGGTTTGCTGTCGGCATCGTGATTGGCCGCAACGGCGAGATGATCAAGAAAATACAGAATGATGCCGGCGTGCGGATTCAGTTCAAAGCGG ATGACGGCATCAGTCCAGAGCGCGTAGCCATGGTGATGGGTCAGCCGGAACGGTGCCAGCACGCTTTGCACCTCATCAATGATCTAATCCAGACTGCACAG CGTGATGGCTTTGGTTCGGTGCTTAGGAGCAGTCGGCTTCGAGGTCGTGCGGACTGGACCGTAGGGTCCCCCGGACCCCTTCAAGAGGTCACATACACCATCCCAGCCGATAAGTGCGGCCTGGTCATCGGCAAAG GGGGTGAAACTATCAAGAGCATCAACCAGCAATCCGGAGCTCATGTGGAGCTTCAGAGAAACCCGCCTCCCTCCACCGACCCAAATACACGTGTTTTCACAATCAGGGGGTCTGCACAGCAGATGGAACACGCTCGACAGCTCATTGATGATAAGATTGGG GGTTCTGGGATCATGAGTAATGGAGGTTTTGGTTTCAGTCACTTCACTCAAGGCCCTGCCCACCAGAA CTGTGGGGGTCCTCAAACTTTTCTGACGGGCGTGTGGGGGAACACATACCAGACTAGTTGGCAGAACACTGCCCAACAGGATCCAG gtCAGCAGAGTCTGATTGCAAGTAGGATGAACGAGTACCACAAAGCGTGGGAGGACTACTACAAGAAACAAA ATCCGTCGTCCCAGCAGAGTTCATTGCCGGAGGACTACAGAGCGGCGATGGTTGAGTATTACCGCCAGGAGCCGTTCCTGTGGGCCAAGGCTTTGACTGCGTCCAACATGGAATAA
- the LOC144195346 gene encoding far upstream element-binding protein 3-like isoform X1: protein MMAELVQGGGQASIGQPGLKSDGLTDALQRARQMTGKIGGGGTEAMAHLNSSAASVEPSLYYTRACDDTGNQLSAVGHQRVLTEDYKVPDRMVGFIIGRGGEQITRIQLESGCKIQIAADSGGLMERPCSLTGSPECIEQAKRLLVQIVERCRNGPGYHGDGEGGVLVQEMLIPASKVGLVIGRGGETIKQLQERAGVKMMMIQDGPMPTGADKPLRISGDPYKVQMAKELVLEVIREKDADFRSGRSDFSSRLGGTSLDVPVPRFAVGIVIGRNGEMIKKIQNDAGVRIQFKADDGISPERVAMVMGQPERCQHALHLINDLIQTAQERDGFGSVLRSSRLRGRADWTVGSPGPLQEVTYTIPADKCGLVIGKGGETIKSINQQSGAHVELQRNPPPSTDPNTRVFTIRGSAQQMEHARQLIDDKIGGSGIMSNGGFGFSHFTQGPAHQNCGGPQTFLTGVWGNTYQTSWQNTAQQDPGQQSLIASRMNEYHKAWEDYYKKQNPSSQQSSLPEDYRAAMVEYYRQEPFLWAKALTASNME from the exons ATGATGGCGGAGCTGGTACAGGGCGGAGGACAGGCCTCAATTGGCCAGCCGGGGCTCAAGTCGGACGGCTTGACCGATGCGTTGCAGCGGGCCCGACAG ATGACGGGGAAGATCGGCGGCGGTGGCACTGAGGCCATGGCACACCTAAACAGCTCAGCTGCAAGTGTGGAGCCTTCACTCTATTACACGCGGGCCTGCGACGACACAG GTAATCAACTGTCAGCTGTCGGCCACCAAAG GGTGTTGACAGAGGACTACAAAGTTCCCGACAGGATGGTGGGCTTCA TCATCGGCCGAGGTGGCGAACAGATCACCAGGATCCAGTTGGAGTCTGGATGCAAGATCCAGATCGCCGCCG aTAGCGGCGGTCTGATGGAGCGTCCGTGTTCCCTGACCGGATCTCCAGAGTGCATCGA GCAAGCTAAGCGTCTCCTGGTCCAGATTGTGGAACGCTGCAGAAATGGTCCCGGTTACCATGGCGATGGAGAGGGTGGGGTCCTGGTGCAGGAGATGCTGATTCCCGCCAGCAAAGTGGGGCTTGTGATTGGTCGAGGAGGAGAAACAATAAAGCAGCTACAG GAACGTGCAGGTGTCAAGATGATGATGATCCAGGATGGTCCCATGCCCACCGGAGCGGATAAACCTCTACGCATCTCTGGGGACCCATACAAAGTTCAG ATGGCCAAGGAACTGGTGCTCGAGGTGATCCGAGAGAAGGATGCTGATTTCCGGTCGGGACGCAGTGACTTCTCCTCTCGTTTGGGAGGAACCAGCTTGGAT GTTCCTGTTCCGAGGTTTGCTGTCGGCATCGTGATTGGCCGCAACGGCGAGATGATCAAGAAAATACAGAATGATGCCGGCGTGCGGATTCAGTTCAAAGCGG ATGACGGCATCAGTCCAGAGCGCGTAGCCATGGTGATGGGTCAGCCGGAACGGTGCCAGCACGCTTTGCACCTCATCAATGATCTAATCCAGACTGCACAG GAGCGTGATGGCTTTGGTTCGGTGCTTAGGAGCAGTCGGCTTCGAGGTCGTGCGGACTGGACCGTAGGGTCCCCCGGACCCCTTCAAGAGGTCACATACACCATCCCAGCCGATAAGTGCGGCCTGGTCATCGGCAAAG GGGGTGAAACTATCAAGAGCATCAACCAGCAATCCGGAGCTCATGTGGAGCTTCAGAGAAACCCGCCTCCCTCCACCGACCCAAATACACGTGTTTTCACAATCAGGGGGTCTGCACAGCAGATGGAACACGCTCGACAGCTCATTGATGATAAGATTGGG GGTTCTGGGATCATGAGTAATGGAGGTTTTGGTTTCAGTCACTTCACTCAAGGCCCTGCCCACCAGAA CTGTGGGGGTCCTCAAACTTTTCTGACGGGCGTGTGGGGGAACACATACCAGACTAGTTGGCAGAACACTGCCCAACAGGATCCAG gtCAGCAGAGTCTGATTGCAAGTAGGATGAACGAGTACCACAAAGCGTGGGAGGACTACTACAAGAAACAAA ATCCGTCGTCCCAGCAGAGTTCATTGCCGGAGGACTACAGAGCGGCGATGGTTGAGTATTACCGCCAGGAGCCGTTCCTGTGGGCCAAGGCTTTGACTGCGTCCAACATGGAATAA
- the LOC144195399 gene encoding cip1-interacting zinc finger protein-like isoform X3, with product MMGLLNEEGSGQDHEAIKTSESAGSLKVTIQQRGDCREFPQSDKTDAKQPLAGAGLHCHVCRVTCHSMQMFEEHMSNSDHVTKWKALTHSVDVITHTLANRKWRWCNICQNHFSDDVINHRQTKEHKASKHASRPFCAACRRHLRTPRKFVEHMKSEKHKEQVRLSEAQEEELITVDAIGCFEKEEEPKRKVEQGATSRVA from the exons ATGATGGGTCTGCTCAACGAG GAGGGCTCGGGACAAGATCACGAAGCCATCAAAACCTCCGAG AGTGCGGGTTCCCTGAAGGTGACCATACAGCAGCGTGGCGACTGCCGAGAGTTCCCCCAGAGTGACAAGACTGACGCCAAGCAGCCGCTGGCGGGGGCGGGGCTTCACTGTCACGTATGCAGAGTGACGTGTCACTCCATGCAG atgttcgAGGAACACATGAGCAACTCGGATCATGTGACCAAATGGAAAGCGCTCACGCATTCCGTCGACGTCATCACGCACACGCTCGCCAACAG AAAGTGGCGTTGGTGCAACATATGTCAGAATCACTTCAGCGATGATGTCATCAACCATCGCCAAACCAAAGAACACAAA GCGTCCAAGCATGCGTCACGGCCGTTTTGTGCAGCGTGTCGCCGACATTTGAGGACACCCCGCAAGTTTGTGGAGCACATGAAGTCAGAAAAACATAAGGAACAG GTGCGTTTGAGCGAGGCTCAAGAGGAAGAGCTCATCACCGTGGACGCCATTGGTTGCtttgagaaggaggaggagccaaaGCGAAAAGTAGAGCAGGGAGCTACTTCAAGGGTGgcataa
- the LOC144195398 gene encoding uncharacterized protein LOC144195398 — translation MSNFNYISLPHWDGVTRKIRYFYLVNESSFTLTDGPKKGSLASVPLFLGGDLLANTNVRLENHPRHHAKFARKGLATKIYFSSAFRFQGLKVGPSNNGLWFYTIHGLFRVAFEMYAKREQLAVLDNFQDLWKSQMSDSTLKSSYSLSVQLDRLNAENETPNEQTPKQLLENTSGKIPSDHCYSTQQSSPSTSALEHKLRSLSDKLAAADLAEHHLEPVVLLLDHAECFLGGTAAEQDAAETSLAGWLGRRFAAAHADISRRVEAFKEHHIQRIEELPPAEELCAQLFPDAMRTLLLNWMGLSRDEEWAKRQSEYPILLLMLEFANHNLITGVAHVLYSTLIYK, via the exons ATGTCCAACTTTAACTATATTTCGTTACCACATTGGGACGGGGTCACAAGAAAAATACGTTACTTTTACCTGGTAAACGAGTCGTCTTTTACACTCACAGATGGTCCCAAAAAG GGTTCGCTGGCATCTGTTCCTCTCTTTCTCGGCGGTGACCTCTTGGCCAACACAAACGTCCGCCTGGAGAACCATCCCAGGCATCATGCCAAATTTGCCCGCAAAGGCCTCGCCACCAAAATCTACTTCTCTTCAG CCTTCAGGTTTCAGGGCTTGAAGGTGGGACCGTCCAATAACGGGTTGTGGTTCTACACTATTCACGGTCTTTTCCGGGTTGCCTTTGAAATGTACGCCAAGCGGGAGCAACTGGCCGTACTTGACAACTTTCag GACTTGTGGAAGTCTCAAATGAGCGACAGCACGCTGAAATCCAGTTACAGCCTAAGCGTGCAGCTGGACAGACTGAATGCTGAAAATGAAACGCCAAATGAGCAAACACCCAAGCAGCTGCTGGAAAATACAAGTGGAAAAATACCATCGGACCACTGTTACTCCACACAGCAAAGCTCTCCGAGCACATCCGCTCTTGAACATAAACTCAGGAGCCTAAGTGATAAACTGGCTGCCGCAGATTTAGCGGAACATCACCTGGAGCCGGTGGTGCTCCTCTTGGACCACGCCGAGTGCTTCCTGGGCGGAACGGCGGCAGAACAGGACGCGGCGGAAACGTCGTTGGCCGGCTGGCTGGGCCGCCGCTTCGCCGCGGCCCACGCGGACATTAGTCGGCGAGTGGAGGCCTTCAAAGAGCACCACATCCAGAGGATCGAGGAACTGCCGCCCGCCGAGGAGCTGTGTGCGCAGCTCTTCCCGGACGCAATGAGGACCCTGTTGCTCAACTGGATGGGGCTGAGTCGGGATGAAGAGTGGGCCAAGAGGCAAAGCGAGTACCCCATCCTGCTACTCATGCTGGAATTTGCTAATCACAACCTCATCACCGGAGTGGCGCACGTGCTCTATTCCACTTTAATTTACAAGTAG
- the LOC144195399 gene encoding cip1-interacting zinc finger protein-like isoform X1, producing the protein MTMKQRQKKAHRVEEAANLSINAEECTGSRDQSTDDGSAQRDGVCPPEQEGSGQDHEAIKTSESAGSLKVTIQQRGDCREFPQSDKTDAKQPLAGAGLHCHVCRVTCHSMQMFEEHMSNSDHVTKWKALTHSVDVITHTLANRKWRWCNICQNHFSDDVINHRQTKEHKASKHASRPFCAACRRHLRTPRKFVEHMKSEKHKEQVRLSEAQEEELITVDAIGCFEKEEEPKRKVEQGATSRVA; encoded by the exons ATGACCATGAAACAACGACAGAAGAAAGCACACAG AGTTGAGGAGGCTGCTAACCTGTCAATCAACGCAGAAGAGTGCACAGGATCACGTGATCAATCAACGGATGATGGGTCTGCTCAACGAG ATGGTGTTTGTCCTCCAGAGCAGGAGGGCTCGGGACAAGATCACGAAGCCATCAAAACCTCCGAG AGTGCGGGTTCCCTGAAGGTGACCATACAGCAGCGTGGCGACTGCCGAGAGTTCCCCCAGAGTGACAAGACTGACGCCAAGCAGCCGCTGGCGGGGGCGGGGCTTCACTGTCACGTATGCAGAGTGACGTGTCACTCCATGCAG atgttcgAGGAACACATGAGCAACTCGGATCATGTGACCAAATGGAAAGCGCTCACGCATTCCGTCGACGTCATCACGCACACGCTCGCCAACAG AAAGTGGCGTTGGTGCAACATATGTCAGAATCACTTCAGCGATGATGTCATCAACCATCGCCAAACCAAAGAACACAAA GCGTCCAAGCATGCGTCACGGCCGTTTTGTGCAGCGTGTCGCCGACATTTGAGGACACCCCGCAAGTTTGTGGAGCACATGAAGTCAGAAAAACATAAGGAACAG GTGCGTTTGAGCGAGGCTCAAGAGGAAGAGCTCATCACCGTGGACGCCATTGGTTGCtttgagaaggaggaggagccaaaGCGAAAAGTAGAGCAGGGAGCTACTTCAAGGGTGgcataa
- the LOC144195346 gene encoding far upstream element-binding protein 3-like isoform X3 translates to MMAELVQGGGQASIGQPGLKSDGLTDALQRARQMTGKIGGGGTEAMAHLNSSAASVEPSLYYTRACDDTGNQLSAVGHQRVLTEDYKVPDRMVGFIIGRGGEQITRIQLESGCKIQIAADSGGLMERPCSLTGSPECIEQAKRLLVQIVERCRNGPGYHGDGEGGVLVQEMLIPASKVGLVIGRGGETIKQLQERAGVKMMMIQDGPMPTGADKPLRISGDPYKVQMAKELVLEVIREKDADFRSGRSDFSSRLGGTSLDVPVPRFAVGIVIGRNGEMIKKIQNDAGVRIQFKADDGISPERVAMVMGQPERCQHALHLINDLIQTAQERDGFGSVLRSSRLRGRADWTVGSPGPLQEVTYTIPADKCGLVIGKGGETIKSINQQSGAHVELQRNPPPSTDPNTRVFTIRGSAQQMEHARQLIDDKIGGSGIMSNGGFGFSHFTQGPAHQNCGGPQTFLTGVWGNTYQTSWQNTAQQDPDPSSQQSSLPEDYRAAMVEYYRQEPFLWAKALTASNME, encoded by the exons ATGATGGCGGAGCTGGTACAGGGCGGAGGACAGGCCTCAATTGGCCAGCCGGGGCTCAAGTCGGACGGCTTGACCGATGCGTTGCAGCGGGCCCGACAG ATGACGGGGAAGATCGGCGGCGGTGGCACTGAGGCCATGGCACACCTAAACAGCTCAGCTGCAAGTGTGGAGCCTTCACTCTATTACACGCGGGCCTGCGACGACACAG GTAATCAACTGTCAGCTGTCGGCCACCAAAG GGTGTTGACAGAGGACTACAAAGTTCCCGACAGGATGGTGGGCTTCA TCATCGGCCGAGGTGGCGAACAGATCACCAGGATCCAGTTGGAGTCTGGATGCAAGATCCAGATCGCCGCCG aTAGCGGCGGTCTGATGGAGCGTCCGTGTTCCCTGACCGGATCTCCAGAGTGCATCGA GCAAGCTAAGCGTCTCCTGGTCCAGATTGTGGAACGCTGCAGAAATGGTCCCGGTTACCATGGCGATGGAGAGGGTGGGGTCCTGGTGCAGGAGATGCTGATTCCCGCCAGCAAAGTGGGGCTTGTGATTGGTCGAGGAGGAGAAACAATAAAGCAGCTACAG GAACGTGCAGGTGTCAAGATGATGATGATCCAGGATGGTCCCATGCCCACCGGAGCGGATAAACCTCTACGCATCTCTGGGGACCCATACAAAGTTCAG ATGGCCAAGGAACTGGTGCTCGAGGTGATCCGAGAGAAGGATGCTGATTTCCGGTCGGGACGCAGTGACTTCTCCTCTCGTTTGGGAGGAACCAGCTTGGAT GTTCCTGTTCCGAGGTTTGCTGTCGGCATCGTGATTGGCCGCAACGGCGAGATGATCAAGAAAATACAGAATGATGCCGGCGTGCGGATTCAGTTCAAAGCGG ATGACGGCATCAGTCCAGAGCGCGTAGCCATGGTGATGGGTCAGCCGGAACGGTGCCAGCACGCTTTGCACCTCATCAATGATCTAATCCAGACTGCACAG GAGCGTGATGGCTTTGGTTCGGTGCTTAGGAGCAGTCGGCTTCGAGGTCGTGCGGACTGGACCGTAGGGTCCCCCGGACCCCTTCAAGAGGTCACATACACCATCCCAGCCGATAAGTGCGGCCTGGTCATCGGCAAAG GGGGTGAAACTATCAAGAGCATCAACCAGCAATCCGGAGCTCATGTGGAGCTTCAGAGAAACCCGCCTCCCTCCACCGACCCAAATACACGTGTTTTCACAATCAGGGGGTCTGCACAGCAGATGGAACACGCTCGACAGCTCATTGATGATAAGATTGGG GGTTCTGGGATCATGAGTAATGGAGGTTTTGGTTTCAGTCACTTCACTCAAGGCCCTGCCCACCAGAA CTGTGGGGGTCCTCAAACTTTTCTGACGGGCGTGTGGGGGAACACATACCAGACTAGTTGGCAGAACACTGCCCAACAGGATCCAG ATCCGTCGTCCCAGCAGAGTTCATTGCCGGAGGACTACAGAGCGGCGATGGTTGAGTATTACCGCCAGGAGCCGTTCCTGTGGGCCAAGGCTTTGACTGCGTCCAACATGGAATAA